CCCGATTACAGGCAGGTGTCGTGGGCCACCAGGTTCGGCGAGTCGAACCGGGCACCTGTGGGAGAGATGTAGCCCCCTTTAACGTCAAACGCGATGAGTGGGTAGCCCCCGTCATCGTCCACCACCGCCTCCGACACAGTGGCCACGAGCCATGCGCGCTCCTTACCCGGGGCCCGGAATTTCAGGTTAAGCGTGTCGCCTCGGCCCAATACGTCCTTCACCCGTAGTTTTTGGTCCAGGCTGGCAAGCTCGAGTGTGCGAACGCCGTCCGCGGTGCGCAGGAAGAGCACTCGGTCGGTCGACATGAACATCACACTGGCTGCGCCGGGCAGCGTCCCCTTGCTGTGCACGTAGGTCCCGCACTCGCCTTGCGGCGCATCGCCGACTTGCAGAAGCTGGAAGGCGCCATCGGCGGGGGCGGCGGGAGGAGGTGCGGACGCGGCTCCGCTTCCCAGGTACAGGGCAGCAGTGAGCGCGAGTAGGGGCTTGAGCATGGTGCAGAGGAAGTGAACAACCGCGTCTAGCTTCCCGCCTTTAGCCCGCTCGACGAGGGGCCGCCCTGGGCGTCTCCGTGGGGCTCCGCGCCGCCTACCCGTTCGCTGGCAGCCGTAGCCGGTTCACCACCTGCTCATACACCCAGCTGCTGCGATTCACCTCCGCCGGAGCCGCCGGGCCGACCGCCCTCACAAGTTTCGTGACCGTCCCGGCGTCGGGCTGCAACTCCAGGAGGGCGGCCCACTTGTCGGCTGCCAGGCTGACTGACGTTCGGTGGCCGTTGGCTTCCTTGAAAACAACGATGACGGGCTTGCGTTTCGGCTGCGCCCCTGTGGACAGATTGGGGGATACCAGGCCACCCGGCCGTTCCGCGGTGCTACGGGGGAGGCCGAATGGCGTCGTTATGTCGCGCGGGCTCGCCGGCGTGGGGACCGTTTGTGCACGGTCGCTCGTTGGCGGAACTGCCGAGAAGCCCGTGCGCTCCCCCGCTGCAAGCAACTCGCGTACGGCTTGGCTGAGCAATTGGTCCGACGCACCGGCGGCCGCTAAGGCTCGAAGGGCTTCAAGGTAAACGGGGTCTTCAGCCGACATAACTTCGAATTATGCCTGTCCGACCGGCATAACATAAACATAACTCGCATAAGTTATGCCGTATTATGTCGTTTATGCGATGTGAGGCAATGCAGTAGCGTTGCTTTTCGTGACCGATGCGTTTGATTTCTTTAATTCAATGTTTACTTGCTTTACGCCATCTAAGCTGTTGATATGGAAGGAATTTCCGTTGGACATGTGAGTCTTTTGAGGGGCAAATGTGAGCGAATTGAGGGACACCCGGAGCTTTTGGAGGGACCGTTGTGAGCATAAGGAGGGCGCATAAAGCCCCACATGTGAGCGTTTTGAGGGACTGGGCTGTGGATAACCGGCCAGCTTCGCAAAGGACGACATGTGAGCTTTTTGAGGGATACCCGAACCGCCGACATGTGAGCTTTTTGAGGGAGAGTCATGTGCACGTGTCGGCCAGGCCCGGGCAGTTGTGAGCTTTTTGAGGGACCTTCCCTGGACAGGCCGACCTGTGAGTGTTTCGAGGGACTGAGAATCCGTGCGCGACCTGTGAGCTTTTTGAGGGACCTACTCGACCGCGTGGCAACTCGCCGATAAATGAGGGGATGTCTGTTTGCAAGGAGACAACCTCGTCCGAGGACCCCGATGCCCATCGAAAGAACAGCGGCCTCATTACCTCGTTGCTCGCCGTTGACCTGTGAGGAGGTGACTGTTAGCCTTCTCACATCAAACGACCTACGCGAAAATCCCATTGGCCAAAGTCATAGGGGTCACCGGCGAGATACTGACCGATGACAGCCGCCAGCTATCCTTGCTCGCCGACAGCAATCTGCCGGAGCGACTTCGCAAGGCCGTTGAGGTCGTTCACATGTACCCGGTGTCCGGCCAATACAGCCATTTTTGCCGCCGGGTGTTCAACGCTTTGTTGTTGGTGACGACCAAGGGCTGGCAATCTATCCCTTCCGAGCTGCAGGCCAAGGTTCTAGACGAGCGACGAGTCCTCAGGTTCGCCGCCACCGTGGGGGAGCTGGGTAAGGTGTTGCGGGCCACGACCAGAGCAACTGAGAGAATTTACGACGCCGTGGAGAACCTGTACGGCCAGGAATTCCGCTTCGACGCGATGGGCGAGCGGGGCGACATGTACAAGGTGGCCAGCCGCCTGATATCCCAGTATTCGAGGAGTTCGGACGGCTCGGGAGAGGTGCAATGGGAGTTTCCGCCGGATGTATTCGAGATGCTCATGAGCCCAGGGCGCTGGGCGGCCATCGATATCCACCTAGCAAACCGGTTCAATTCGGGCCATTCGCTCGCGCTCTATGAAAACACGCACCGGTACATTCGCGTTCAACTGACGGCGCGGATGCCGGTTGTCGATTGGGTCAAGCTGCTCGTGAGCCCTGATGCGGCCGAGACCTTTCTCCAGCAAGGGAACTATCGCTACTTCAAGCGCGACATTCTCTTACCGGCAATGCGAGAGCTGGAGAGCACCGAGGCCTGTCCGTTTAGCGTCGAGCTGCTGGAGACCACAGGTTCGCGTAATAAGGTGACCCACCTTCAATTCCGGCTGCACCTGAAGGTCCAGGCCGCTTTAGACATGGACACCAGCCAGACCGGGGACCCTCGCCTCGAGGCCAAGCTGCGTGAATACGGAATCACGGAACGGGGCATCGACCAACTGCTGACGAAATACGACGAGCCCGTTCTCAGGCTCCACATAGCCGCGTTCGACAAGCGCCTGGCGGAAGGGGGTATCCGGGACAAGGCTGCAGCCTTCGTCCATCAGGTCAAGAATGATTACTACGGTCGCAGTCCCCAGCAGGAAGGTCAGGCCGACGCCCCCGCTCTCCCGGCTCCCGCGGTGGACACGCGGAAGCAGGATGAGGCCGATTTCGCCAAGCATATTGCGCAGCGAGTTCGAAAGTACTACTTGGGCCAGCCGCGATTTGTCCAGGACCAGCTGCTCCAGGCCTTCCTCAACAGCCCGGACACTCCGAACCTGGTGCGAGAACAGTTCGCGAAAAAGGGGTTCAAGACACCCGCCGTGTCCGGGACGTTCTACGCGTGGATGGCGAAGCAAGAAGGAGTTCTTTCCCTTCCGGAAGACGCATCACTAGATGCGTACCTCGACTGGCGCAACGAACCCAAAAGAAGCAAGGGCCCGAGAGTTTTGTCGACCAAAATCTCTGTAGGGGGGCCAATCTCTTCCGGCACGCGAAAGAAGGCGGCATCGCCTCGGGAGGTTCCGGCCGACTAGCCCGGTATTGCCGCCACGGCAGCGCCTGGCGGGCGCTCCTTGTCGAGCAAGGTGCCAAGCAGGCTGTAAGCGAACGCTTCGTCGACGACCCCAGCCTTGGCCAAGTCTAGATACTTAGCCAGCACCGTTTGGTGAATTGGCGCCACTGCCGTCGGCAGCGGCCAGTCGCCCAGCCCGGCAGCGCCCCCCACCGAAGGCCCACGTGCGGCAATGGCTCGTGTACGAGGGGCAGAGCTCAACTGCCGGGCTCGCATCCCTAAAGCCGGGGGTACCGGCTCGTCCCGGTCCAACCAGCCGTCCGGCAGGCCAAGAGCGTCCTCCATCGCTCGCGCCCGTCGCGGTCCGAAGGCGCGCCGCTGGCTAGCAGCCCGCGTCTCCGAGTTCATCAGGTCAGAGAGCATCGACGGTGCCGTGTTCAGCAACGTCGCCAAATGGGTCGTATGCGTGCAGGCGTCCGCCAGTCGCCTAAGGTTGCCGCGCCGCAAACGCTGGAGTTCCACGCTGCTGGCTTTCGCCCTGGAGTTGCGCTGAAGCGCTCGAATCATGTCCGGATGCCAAGGCTCGCCCGAACCCAGCCACGTCGCCGGTACCTCGGCGCACTCCGCGATTTGTGCCCATTGCAAGGGGGACAGCAACCCGTAGTCGTCCATGGCTCGCTGAAGCAGTGGCACTGAGCATTCAGCAGCTTTTGCCACGGCACCTGCCAAGTCGGGCGATTGCTCAAGGAGCTGGGCGACATGTGCGGCGGGGTTCATGGTCACTCCTTGCTGACAGCCTCGGGTCAGGTTGTACTGCGACTTTAAGGCGTTGAAGTATAACTTTACCCAGGCTACACCTTGAGGTCAAGAAGAACGGCGCGGCTGCGTGGAATTAGGGCAGGCCGGCCGCGCGAGCCCAGAAAAAAAGAGAGCCTGGGGCTCTCCTGGGGGAATGTGCCGTGGGGACCGGGCGTGCCCGCTGGACGGCCCATGGCAAGACGCCCCGCGCTGGGCGGGGCGTTCGCTGACAAAGCTAGCAAGCCCTATCGGCCGGCGTAGAGCGAGGCGGAGGCCATAACCCCGGCAGAGCGCATCGCCATGTAGCGTGTACTGGCCCCTGCCATCTCCGTGAATGCGGAGGTCACCGATTCGGTTTTGGTCGCATCGTAGGCCTTGATGTTGCCCGCCTGGAGGTTCAGGGCAGCGGCAAACTCGTCCACCTGGCCGGTGGGGCCCACCAGGGTGAACGTCCAGCGGCCTGTGGCCTCGAGCTTGGCGACGAGTTCGCGCAGCAGCTGCGGAGGGTAGCGGTACGACGAGGTGTCCTCGCCATCGGTGAACGGTGCCACGAGGAACGCAGTCGACGGCGAATCAGCGTCCGGGCGGGCCAGGAGCGAGGCGATGGTGTCCCCGATGGCGTCGTAGAGGGCGGTGCCGCCGGTGGGCGTGTACTCTTCCTCGGGCAGCGGACTCAGTTGCTCCGTCGGCGCCGCGCTCAGGACTTCCCGCGGCGTGCTGCTGAACACGTTCAGCGTGACCAGTGTCTTTCCGGCCTCCTTGGCGCCTTCCTTGATGACGCCGACCTGGTGGTTGTAGCCAGCCAAGGCAGCTGCGCGGTGGCGGTTCATCGACCAGGACTCGTCGAGGAGCAGCGCCGCATGTGTGGTTTGTTCGCCAACGGCGGGCCGGGAACGCTCGGCGCGACAGTCTTCAATCGAACGCGCGAGCAGGCGCTGGATGGCGGCAGGTAACTCGAAGGCCGGGAGGGTGGGCCGGACATGGGACTGGACGGTGAGGCCAAGGTAGGGCAGTACCAGGGGGCCGAGGCGGGGGTTATTGAGCACGGTGAGTCTCCTTGCGCGATTTGAAGAATTGAGCGATGGGGTTGGCGGGGGTGTGCACGAGCTCAGGAGAGGCCGCGCTGGGGGTGGTCGGGAAGTTGGCCTGGGCCGAATGGGCGCATGCGCCCTGCACACCGCCAGATGCGGCGAGCCAGTCGGAAGAAGTTGTCTGAAGGCTCGCGCCAGGTCCCTGGCGCATTGCGCTTTCGTAGGCGCTCAGCCCCAGCCGAACAAGGCCTGCGACCGCAACGTCGGAGGTCACCTGCAGCTCTTGGCGGACGCGGTCCACGCGCTCCTTTTCGTCGCTGGCGATATAGCCCTCGACTCGGCGGAAGCTGCTCTCCGCCAAGCGGCTTCGAAAGGCCTTCGTTCGTTCCGCGGGCTCGAGTGGCTCGGGGGGTGGTGATTGCTTGTACGTCATCGGTTTTCTGTCGTTACCGGTAACGTCTAGCGTGATGTTTTATACGCGCCGTTTTCGTCAGTTCGCTGGTTAAAGGCCCGCCCGCCCCACAGTGCCGAGCGAGAACCAGCGCCTTGCGAAGGGGCGGGCGGGCCCCTCGGATGTCCCGCCGAGAGCCGGAGGTCCAACCGGTCCGTACCCGTGTCACGCCCATGGGCACAAGAGCTTGATTGCTATCCGAGGGATGCCTGTCCTCGTTCCCGCCGCCTATTGCCTGGTCGTCATGCTGCTCGCAGCGTGGTTCGCCATGGACGCGCTCACGCTTCCCATTGGGCGTGGGCTGAAGCGCTATGCGATTGTCGTTTGCGCCTTGTCTGCGGCCCCCTTGCTGCACTTGCTCGAATCGCGAGCGCAGGCACCAGGCTGGACGACCGCCATATTTCTCGGCTGGGCGCTCGCCTTGGCGTCCGTAGCGGTCCTGCGCGACCGCCGGCTCGCACAAACTCGCGCGGCAAAACCGGCGTAGTGAGCCCGCCTCGGGCGGCGCGGAGGCCCCTTGGCCGCGGTGACTATAGGGGGAAGGTCACATCTTCTCTTTAAAGGCAAATCATGCAAACCGTTTTCGCTATCGCCATCCTCGCTGTTGTCATCGCCTCGACTTCTGTCCTGGTAACGATGCTCATCGAGCAGGTCAAGGCTGAACGTCGCGTGGCTGCCGAAAAGGCCGCCAAGCATCAACGTCTCCGCACGCTGGAAATGAACCTCCGGCACCTGGAAGCAGACTCGAAGTCCCGTAAGCTTTCCCAAGCTGAAATGGACGACTACGCTGCTTTCATCGCTGAGCGCAATGACTTGTCGGCCGCGTTGTTCCCGCAACGCAATCCGTCCCTGGCATTCGCTTAAATTGATTCCGCGCCCCTAACCCGGGCGCGTTTCTTTTTGGGCCTCGGCCTTGCCGACTAGCTACACGAGGCAGGAAATTTGCCAGGAACACACCATGAACCAAGATTCGAACACCGGCCTTTCGGTGCGCTACCTGCTGACAGTGCAGGGGCAGCCAGAGGAACTCGAGGTCTTCGTGACCAGCGTGCGGCATCCGACGGACGGCGACAAGCTGTTCCAGCCGAGTAGGGCGGTACCGGTGCCTGCTGGCCTGGAGGCCGTCGACCCCTTCGCTATCCCGTACTATCACTTCATCCAGAACCAATACCGCATGGCGGCTGAGGCGCTGGAGGCGCTCAACGAAGAGCCCAAGCTGGTGGCGTTGCTGAAGGACCCCGCCAAGCACCAGGAAGCACGCGTGCTCCTGAACCGCACACTGGACACCGAGGCGCTAGCCGGCGTTGCCCTTGTTCGCAAGAACGTGCGTCAGTACAACGCCCTCACACGTGCCCAGTGGGCGCAGAAGAACTGGGGGCAGTTTGACGACCGGCTGACATGCGCGCAGTTCGAGCGTGTCACGAACCGCCGAGGGCAGTACCACTTCACGTGGCACACCCTGGACGTTCGGATTCTCGACCAGCTCGGCGCGCTCCATCCGACCCTCTCCTTTGGCCTCGTCGGGGTGGACGAGCTCAACCTCAAGCAGGCCTACGGTTGGCACTGCGAAGGCTCAAGCACGTTCCACCACGGGGCCGGCGCAGTCGACCCGGGCAGGCCTACCTGGCTTGACCATCTCCCCGCGGCGTTTTCCGTCGCGTGATTCTCTCCAAGGGGCCGCATCTGCGGTCCCTTCCTTTTTTTTGGAGGCGCGCTCATCGCGTCCTTCGCTACCTCCACAAAAACTCCTTTTCTTCCGCCTCAGCGCACAAGCG
The genomic region above belongs to Variovorax sp. PBL-E5 and contains:
- a CDS encoding replication initiation protein — protein: MAKVIGVTGEILTDDSRQLSLLADSNLPERLRKAVEVVHMYPVSGQYSHFCRRVFNALLLVTTKGWQSIPSELQAKVLDERRVLRFAATVGELGKVLRATTRATERIYDAVENLYGQEFRFDAMGERGDMYKVASRLISQYSRSSDGSGEVQWEFPPDVFEMLMSPGRWAAIDIHLANRFNSGHSLALYENTHRYIRVQLTARMPVVDWVKLLVSPDAAETFLQQGNYRYFKRDILLPAMRELESTEACPFSVELLETTGSRNKVTHLQFRLHLKVQAALDMDTSQTGDPRLEAKLREYGITERGIDQLLTKYDEPVLRLHIAAFDKRLAEGGIRDKAAAFVHQVKNDYYGRSPQQEGQADAPALPAPAVDTRKQDEADFAKHIAQRVRKYYLGQPRFVQDQLLQAFLNSPDTPNLVREQFAKKGFKTPAVSGTFYAWMAKQEGVLSLPEDASLDAYLDWRNEPKRSKGPRVLSTKISVGGPISSGTRKKAASPREVPAD
- a CDS encoding vWA domain-containing protein, translated to MLNNPRLGPLVLPYLGLTVQSHVRPTLPAFELPAAIQRLLARSIEDCRAERSRPAVGEQTTHAALLLDESWSMNRHRAAALAGYNHQVGVIKEGAKEAGKTLVTLNVFSSTPREVLSAAPTEQLSPLPEEEYTPTGGTALYDAIGDTIASLLARPDADSPSTAFLVAPFTDGEDTSSYRYPPQLLRELVAKLEATGRWTFTLVGPTGQVDEFAAALNLQAGNIKAYDATKTESVTSAFTEMAGASTRYMAMRSAGVMASASLYAGR